The proteins below are encoded in one region of Bosea sp. BIWAKO-01:
- a CDS encoding PAS and helix-turn-helix domain-containing protein: MNYEELFVRLPVSCAVLYKRVIVECNALFCEMWRGTPDEIKGQSFAAFYSSVEEFELRGRRIAPILAEQGFYSDDWLMKRCDGENFWCRVNGATLDRSQPYDRVIWTFVDLSVAAAPGVSSSHRLTSREREVAKLLYEGCSSKDIARTLQISHRTVHIHRANLLKKFRVSSTVDLLKVLAI, translated from the coding sequence CTACGAGGAACTGTTCGTTCGACTGCCGGTGTCCTGCGCAGTCCTCTACAAGCGTGTCATCGTCGAATGTAACGCGCTGTTTTGCGAGATGTGGCGCGGCACGCCGGACGAGATCAAGGGGCAGTCATTCGCCGCATTCTACTCGTCGGTCGAGGAGTTCGAGCTGCGAGGCCGGCGGATCGCTCCCATCCTCGCCGAGCAGGGCTTCTATTCAGACGACTGGCTGATGAAGCGCTGCGACGGCGAGAATTTCTGGTGCCGTGTCAACGGGGCGACGCTCGACCGGAGCCAGCCCTACGATCGCGTAATCTGGACGTTCGTGGATCTGAGCGTCGCGGCGGCGCCCGGGGTTTCGTCCAGCCATCGCCTCACTTCGCGCGAACGAGAAGTCGCGAAGCTGCTCTACGAAGGCTGCAGCAGCAAGGACATCGCGCGGACGCTACAGATCAGCCACCGGACCGTCCACATCCACCGAGCGAATCTTTTGAAGAAATTTCGCGTATCAAGTACCGTCGATCTGCTCAAGGTGCTTGCCATATAA